One region of Exiguobacterium acetylicum genomic DNA includes:
- the ytzI gene encoding YtzI protein, with the protein MWLYVVSILIIVFVLVASIIVISKGYGYKGNKDDIEIDYDEINRKLRHENDDDSSNK; encoded by the coding sequence ATGTGGTTATATGTCGTCTCCATTCTCATCATCGTATTCGTCTTGGTCGCCTCGATCATCGTCATTTCGAAAGGATATGGCTACAAAGGCAACAAAGATGATATCGAAATCGATTATGATGAAATCAACCGAAAACTTCGTCACGAAAATGATGATGATTCATCCAACAAATGA
- a CDS encoding PP2C family protein-serine/threonine phosphatase, with protein MSILVVDDELTNLMLLERLLENEGYDVVKAMSGEEAIELMEDPLFIEQLDVVLLDVEMPGISGIEATRLIRKRFGLDELPILIVSGRSNEEDIVDGLNAGASDYTTKPIRKTELLARVRNAIGLKQAIDARKRYEKVLQEDFDLAQKLQQSVLSANIEDDEIRIMATYIPSKKLAGDMYAWYRISQNKYGIILFDVMGHGVSSALITMGMSSILFELVHRIGDPAQVLEELNQQMSRLFPGDETEIYFTAVYLYIDLDEMKLSYANAGHPPGLLRMNDQIIPLENTGLPVGMFEDSTYSSKTIDIVSPGCVYLYTDGFMELYSKGIDEGIFAIQNLIEQQGPNIHQLIQPDQSDEADDLCLVTVEIN; from the coding sequence ATGAGTATTTTGGTCGTAGATGATGAGTTAACGAATTTAATGCTCCTAGAGCGATTGTTAGAAAATGAAGGCTATGACGTCGTCAAGGCGATGAGTGGGGAAGAAGCAATTGAATTAATGGAGGATCCGTTATTCATCGAACAGTTGGACGTCGTTCTCCTCGACGTCGAAATGCCGGGGATCAGTGGAATCGAGGCAACACGTTTGATTCGAAAACGGTTTGGTCTTGATGAATTACCGATTCTGATCGTTTCCGGGCGATCAAACGAAGAAGATATCGTTGATGGACTGAATGCAGGGGCATCCGATTATACGACGAAACCGATCCGAAAAACGGAATTGCTCGCGCGAGTTCGTAACGCGATTGGTCTGAAGCAAGCAATCGATGCGCGAAAACGCTATGAAAAAGTATTACAGGAAGACTTTGATTTAGCGCAAAAACTGCAACAGAGTGTGCTGAGTGCGAATATCGAAGACGATGAGATCCGCATCATGGCGACGTATATCCCGTCTAAGAAATTAGCAGGAGATATGTACGCCTGGTACCGCATCTCTCAGAATAAATACGGCATCATCTTGTTTGACGTCATGGGACACGGTGTCTCTTCTGCGCTGATCACGATGGGGATGAGTTCGATTTTGTTCGAACTCGTGCACCGGATTGGTGATCCGGCACAAGTACTTGAAGAATTGAATCAGCAGATGAGTCGATTGTTCCCGGGAGACGAGACGGAAATCTATTTCACTGCCGTTTACCTCTACATCGACCTAGATGAGATGAAGCTCAGCTATGCGAACGCAGGGCACCCACCTGGTTTGTTACGCATGAATGATCAAATCATTCCGCTTGAGAATACGGGACTTCCTGTCGGTATGTTCGAAGACTCGACGTATTCGAGTAAGACGATCGACATCGTTTCACCCGGATGTGTTTACTTGTATACGGATGGTTTCATGGAACTCTACAGTAAAGGCATTGATGAAGGAATCTTCGCCATCCAGAATCTGATCGAGCAACAAGGACCGAACATCCATCAGTTGATTCAACCGGATCAGAGCGATGAAGCAGATGATCTATGTCTCGTGACAGTCGAAATCAATTAA
- a CDS encoding magnesium transporter CorA family protein has product MLTIYRSDVTGAVNEIQEFTKGSWIHLVNPTKDEADQVIAATNIPEDFIYDPLDVEEKPRFEKDEEGLLMIVDVPYIEEESSGRRYNTIPLGIIVTSRHFITVCSQQLDVLTLFSSGKLRGFRTNYRSRFVFQILYKVSSSYLRFLRQIDRRMDELEEELQRSMRNQEIFQLMNLQKSLVYFMTSLKSNDGVLDRIIKTPSLEKHEDDEDLLEDVFVEHRQAMEMAQIYKDIISSTMDTFGSVISNNVNFVMKFLASITIVISIPTMISGMFGMNVHVPWEGEVIGFWIVFGMMIFFSGLAAFILWRRRFF; this is encoded by the coding sequence ATGTTGACGATTTATCGAAGCGATGTCACCGGGGCAGTCAACGAGATACAGGAGTTCACGAAAGGTTCCTGGATCCATCTTGTCAATCCGACAAAGGACGAAGCCGACCAAGTCATCGCTGCTACGAATATTCCAGAGGATTTCATTTATGACCCTTTGGATGTGGAAGAAAAACCACGTTTTGAAAAAGATGAAGAAGGTCTACTGATGATCGTCGACGTTCCCTACATCGAAGAAGAATCATCAGGACGCCGTTATAATACGATTCCACTCGGTATCATCGTGACATCCCGTCATTTCATCACCGTTTGTTCGCAACAGCTCGATGTCCTGACGTTATTCTCGAGTGGTAAGTTGCGAGGATTCCGGACGAATTACCGATCGCGCTTCGTATTCCAGATTCTCTATAAAGTCAGTTCCTCGTATTTACGTTTCTTGCGTCAAATCGATCGTCGTATGGACGAACTTGAGGAAGAACTTCAACGTTCGATGCGAAATCAAGAAATCTTTCAATTGATGAACCTTCAAAAATCATTGGTCTATTTCATGACGTCCTTGAAATCGAACGATGGTGTGCTCGACCGAATCATTAAGACACCGAGTCTTGAGAAACATGAAGATGATGAAGATTTACTGGAAGATGTCTTCGTCGAACACCGACAAGCGATGGAGATGGCTCAAATCTATAAGGACATCATCAGTTCGACGATGGATACGTTTGGTTCTGTCATCTCGAACAACGTCAACTTCGTCATGAAGTTCCTTGCCTCGATTACGATTGTCATCTCGATTCCGACGATGATTTCCGGGATGTTCGGGATGAACGTCCACGTTCCATGGGAAGGAGAAGTCATCGGATTCTGGATTGTTTTCGGTATGATGATCTTCTTCTCTGGTCTTGCCGCCTTCATCTTATGGCGGAGAAGGTTCTTTTAG
- a CDS encoding Hpt domain-containing protein, which produces MPFFNAKKLEELQSIAGGDHAFLQKIGETYIAQFDRKFPELKDAVVKQDAEQTEKLAHLLKGASYSVAADDLADDFELLEKEAESGSMTGTQEIVDRIEQCMVEFRVVWLDVFTGKNIDALR; this is translated from the coding sequence ATGCCTTTTTTTAATGCTAAGAAGCTCGAAGAACTTCAATCGATCGCAGGTGGAGACCACGCGTTCCTTCAAAAAATCGGAGAAACGTATATCGCGCAGTTCGATCGAAAGTTTCCTGAACTAAAAGATGCCGTCGTCAAGCAAGATGCTGAGCAAACTGAAAAGCTCGCTCACTTGCTAAAAGGTGCTTCCTATTCCGTTGCCGCTGATGATTTAGCTGATGATTTCGAACTGCTTGAAAAAGAAGCAGAATCTGGTTCAATGACCGGAACACAAGAAATCGTCGATCGGATTGAGCAATGCATGGTAGAATTCCGTGTCGTCTGGCTCGATGTGTTTACTGGAAAAAATATTGACGCCCTGCGTTGA
- a CDS encoding chemotaxis protein CheV: MYNQHDILLEAGTNELEIVIFHCGPYTFGINVMKVREIIVPLPMTPLPGTPDAVKGLIELRGEVMTVIDLPTVIGVPHDEATEDRLIICEFNGEKSVLRVDSVTEIRRISWEQIDTPNELARGIEGLTNGVVKTGDKMIILLDYEKIALELSRKDIFAREEGRRVQSRDRSDKVIWIAEDSEMLRTLIIETLEEAGYHGLKWFINGKEAFDAFENGSNCDLLITDIEMPKMDGLHLTKRLREDDRYAELPIIVFSSLISDDLRHKGESVGVNAQITKPEIGRLIETVDSYVL, encoded by the coding sequence ATGTATAATCAGCACGATATTTTATTAGAAGCCGGCACGAACGAACTCGAGATCGTCATCTTCCATTGCGGACCATACACGTTCGGAATCAATGTCATGAAGGTCCGGGAAATCATCGTTCCCCTCCCGATGACACCACTCCCAGGTACACCGGATGCTGTCAAAGGATTGATTGAACTCCGCGGCGAAGTCATGACGGTCATCGATTTGCCAACCGTCATCGGTGTTCCCCACGATGAAGCAACAGAGGATCGATTGATCATCTGTGAATTCAATGGAGAAAAGAGCGTCCTGCGTGTTGACTCCGTGACGGAAATCCGTCGTATCTCATGGGAACAGATCGATACACCAAACGAACTCGCTCGTGGCATCGAAGGACTGACGAACGGTGTCGTCAAAACGGGCGACAAGATGATCATCTTGCTCGACTATGAAAAAATCGCACTCGAGCTCTCACGCAAGGATATCTTCGCCCGCGAAGAAGGACGTCGCGTCCAGTCCCGTGATCGATCCGACAAAGTCATCTGGATCGCCGAAGACTCGGAAATGCTCCGGACATTGATCATCGAAACACTCGAGGAAGCCGGTTACCATGGTCTGAAATGGTTCATCAACGGTAAGGAAGCTTTTGATGCGTTTGAGAATGGAAGCAACTGTGACCTTTTGATCACCGATATCGAGATGCCGAAGATGGATGGACTACACTTGACGAAACGACTCCGTGAAGATGATCGTTATGCGGAATTGCCAATCATCGTCTTCTCTTCCTTGATTTCCGACGATTTACGCCATAAAGGTGAATCCGTTGGTGTCAATGCACAAATCACGAAACCGGAAATCGGTCGTTTGATCGAAACGGTCGATTCCTACGTCTTATAA
- a CDS encoding NADP-dependent glyceraldehyde-3-phosphate dehydrogenase — protein sequence MTTATTYTFLLDGQWHESESKETIEISSPYKEDLVGRVQAMTKPEVDRAIASAKAAQAEWAKQPANKRAELLHAWATELEKRADEIGEVIMREVGKGRADGVKEVKRTAEIIRYTAEEGLRFDGQMMQGDSFPGGSAKKIAVIKKAPLGVVLAISPFNYPVNLAAAKLAPALMTGNAVVFKPATQGSISGILMVEALVAAGLPAGLVNIVTGRGSVIGDYLTAHPGINMITFTGGTGTGQHLSRQSAMIPLVLELGGKDPALVLEDANLSLAADHIISGAFSYSGQRCTAIKRVFVLDHQADALIEELKTRIAKLTVGSPEQDSVVVPLIDTKSADFVEGLITDATDKGATLVTGGGRTANLIEPTLLDNVTRDMRVAWEEPFGPVLPIIRVNSVDEMIAYSNESEYGLQASVFTENIDAAFAVADALETGSVQINGRTERGPDHFPFIGVKSSGLGVQGVGRSLASMTRDKLTVLNLK from the coding sequence ATGACTACAGCAACAACCTACACATTTTTACTAGATGGACAATGGCATGAAAGTGAATCAAAAGAGACGATTGAAATCTCTTCACCATATAAAGAGGATCTTGTCGGTCGCGTCCAAGCGATGACGAAACCGGAAGTCGATCGTGCCATCGCTTCAGCGAAAGCGGCACAAGCAGAGTGGGCAAAACAACCAGCGAACAAACGGGCTGAATTGCTTCACGCTTGGGCAACGGAACTCGAAAAACGTGCGGACGAAATCGGTGAAGTCATCATGCGCGAAGTCGGTAAAGGGCGTGCAGATGGCGTCAAAGAGGTCAAACGGACAGCTGAAATCATTCGCTACACAGCGGAAGAAGGTCTCCGTTTCGACGGTCAGATGATGCAAGGGGATTCGTTCCCTGGTGGTAGCGCGAAAAAAATCGCGGTCATTAAAAAAGCACCACTCGGCGTCGTGCTTGCGATTTCACCGTTCAACTACCCAGTCAACTTGGCAGCGGCGAAACTCGCACCTGCCCTCATGACAGGAAATGCCGTCGTCTTCAAACCGGCAACACAAGGTTCGATCAGCGGTATCTTGATGGTCGAAGCACTCGTCGCAGCAGGTCTTCCAGCTGGACTCGTCAACATCGTCACAGGTCGTGGATCGGTCATCGGTGATTACTTGACGGCTCACCCGGGCATCAACATGATCACATTCACAGGTGGTACAGGCACAGGACAACATTTGTCGCGTCAATCGGCAATGATTCCACTTGTCCTTGAACTTGGTGGAAAAGATCCAGCACTCGTTCTTGAAGATGCGAATCTGTCACTTGCGGCAGATCATATCATCAGTGGGGCGTTCTCTTACTCAGGTCAACGTTGTACAGCAATCAAACGCGTCTTCGTTCTTGATCACCAAGCGGATGCACTCATCGAAGAACTCAAGACACGAATCGCGAAATTGACAGTCGGTTCACCTGAACAAGACAGTGTCGTCGTGCCGCTCATCGATACGAAATCAGCGGACTTCGTTGAAGGCTTGATCACGGACGCAACAGACAAAGGCGCAACACTCGTCACAGGTGGTGGACGTACGGCGAACTTGATCGAACCAACACTTCTTGACAACGTGACACGCGACATGCGCGTTGCTTGGGAAGAGCCGTTCGGACCAGTTCTTCCAATCATTCGTGTCAACTCGGTCGACGAAATGATTGCATACTCAAACGAATCAGAATACGGTCTTCAAGCAAGTGTCTTCACAGAGAACATCGATGCTGCGTTTGCAGTAGCGGATGCGCTTGAAACAGGTTCTGTTCAAATCAATGGTCGGACGGAACGTGGTCCTGACCACTTCCCATTCATCGGTGTGAAATCATCGGGTCTCGGCGTCCAAGGCGTCGGACGAAGCCTCGCTTCAATGACACGCGACAAATTAACAGTCCTCAACTTAAAATAA
- a CDS encoding MBL fold metallo-hydrolase has protein sequence MTVSDEIIPIPIPTPFPVGDVNCYVLRTEGENILIDCGPDTLEAWQTMQRTLARHELQVEDLDRVIVTHHHADHAGMAHRFSEKGIPVYGHARLRPYLEQDETFLNNGDAFLRRLATSFGVPQAIQEMLPSYQSALKWLGKGQLDFTLKEGDAITPSGRYRVIELPGHASDQIGILSDDGVLFAADHLLDRVEPNPLLEQPQPGDDVLVKRPVLAYLDSLEKLQSEQIRIAYTGHGAPIRDVAVLVEERLMQRKARGDQLLKYFTGEHTLFELAQVTYGNRLKKSFPLVMSEMKARLDTLVARGAITVEKRSDILYYSKAEEV, from the coding sequence ATGACTGTATCAGACGAAATCATCCCGATTCCGATTCCGACACCATTTCCGGTTGGAGACGTGAACTGCTATGTACTACGAACGGAAGGGGAAAACATCCTCATTGATTGTGGACCGGATACGCTGGAAGCATGGCAAACGATGCAACGGACGCTTGCGCGACATGAACTTCAGGTCGAGGATTTAGATCGTGTCATCGTGACACATCATCATGCGGATCATGCTGGGATGGCACATCGCTTTTCAGAGAAAGGCATTCCCGTCTATGGACATGCGCGATTACGCCCATACTTGGAACAGGACGAGACCTTCTTGAACAACGGGGACGCATTCTTGCGTCGATTAGCGACATCGTTTGGCGTTCCGCAAGCGATTCAAGAGATGTTACCAAGCTATCAATCTGCCTTGAAATGGCTTGGTAAAGGTCAGCTTGATTTCACATTAAAAGAAGGCGACGCGATTACGCCGTCTGGGCGATACCGTGTCATCGAGCTACCGGGGCATGCAAGTGACCAAATCGGAATTTTAAGTGACGATGGTGTGTTGTTCGCGGCCGATCACCTGCTCGACCGGGTCGAGCCGAATCCATTGCTCGAACAACCGCAACCAGGTGATGATGTGCTCGTAAAACGACCCGTTCTTGCGTATCTTGACTCCTTAGAAAAATTACAAAGTGAGCAGATTCGAATCGCCTACACCGGACATGGTGCTCCGATTCGAGATGTTGCGGTACTTGTCGAAGAACGATTAATGCAACGCAAGGCGCGTGGTGATCAGCTCTTGAAGTATTTTACGGGAGAACATACGTTATTCGAATTAGCACAAGTGACGTATGGAAACCGCTTAAAAAAATCATTCCCTCTTGTCATGAGTGAGATGAAAGCACGCCTCGATACACTCGTCGCCCGCGGTGCGATCACGGTCGAGAAACGATCAGATATCCTCTACTATTCAAAAGCGGAGGAAGTCTAA
- a CDS encoding SDR family NAD(P)-dependent oxidoreductase, with protein sequence MQLINRTIVITGASSGLGEALARTLHKEGANLILIARREDRLQTLASELQADYLVYDLEEAPEILAETLANRYGRIDILINNAGFGEFSFLDDTSIETIESMHRINVLSPVRLTKACLPLLKEGGMIVNVASQAGKLPTPKSTIYCMTKAAMLQFSNALRLELRPKGIHVMTVNPGPIATEFFVRADVDRKYEQNVASIVLSKERLASTVVRAIERRKREVNAPWWMELSAKGYGVMPRLIEWLGKPGFDKK encoded by the coding sequence ATGCAACTCATCAACCGGACGATCGTCATCACGGGTGCTTCAAGTGGACTCGGGGAAGCACTGGCGCGCACTCTGCATAAAGAAGGGGCAAACTTGATTTTAATTGCCCGACGCGAGGATCGATTACAAACATTAGCATCTGAACTCCAGGCAGACTACCTGGTCTACGATTTGGAAGAGGCGCCTGAAATTCTTGCGGAGACACTCGCAAATCGTTATGGGCGGATTGATATTTTGATTAATAACGCAGGTTTCGGGGAATTCAGCTTCTTAGACGATACCTCGATTGAAACGATTGAGTCGATGCACCGGATCAACGTCTTAAGTCCCGTTCGCTTAACAAAGGCATGTCTGCCATTACTCAAAGAGGGTGGTATGATCGTCAACGTGGCAAGTCAGGCGGGGAAGTTGCCGACACCAAAATCAACGATCTATTGCATGACGAAAGCAGCGATGTTGCAATTTTCGAACGCGTTACGTCTGGAGTTACGTCCAAAAGGCATCCACGTCATGACGGTCAATCCAGGACCGATCGCGACAGAATTTTTTGTCCGTGCGGATGTCGACAGGAAGTATGAGCAAAATGTCGCTTCCATCGTCCTATCGAAAGAACGACTAGCTTCGACTGTCGTCCGAGCAATAGAGCGGCGTAAACGTGAAGTCAATGCACCATGGTGGATGGAGTTATCGGCAAAAGGGTACGGCGTGATGCCACGGTTGATCGAGTGGTTAGGAAAACCGGGCTTCGATAAAAAGTGA
- a CDS encoding ABC transporter substrate-binding protein encodes MKKKVISFLALGTLLAGCGTPDATPEPKNVLGTSYQTIEKEAEKSTVRMYMWGGDDGINAYIDEYVAPRLKKEHNITLERVPIETADIIQKLRAEKQAGKEKGVIDVVWINGDNFLNAKKDDLLYGEITKVLPNMKYVDAAAQSSDSGTKTDGLEAAWGKVQYTLHYDAADVKSPPTDLKALKSWVKENPGRFTYPEVTDFTGNAFVRHVMYGVESNETLKDPKADFKKTWAYLNEIKPYLWKKGKTYPKTLAQLDQLYAKGDVDFTMGFNERRAEQEVTSGTFPKQTRPIVLKDGSIASTHFLSVPFNAPNPKGALVAINTLLSPEAQLKKYDATYWGDGTSLDLSTLNSSEQKQFADVPAAPSTPKPSVFKGKVRTELDPSIFEMIRKEWPSRVAR; translated from the coding sequence ATGAAAAAAAAGGTAATCAGCTTTCTTGCCCTAGGTACGCTGCTCGCAGGCTGTGGAACACCGGATGCGACACCGGAACCGAAGAATGTCTTAGGGACTTCTTATCAGACGATCGAAAAAGAAGCGGAAAAGTCAACGGTTCGGATGTATATGTGGGGCGGCGATGATGGCATCAATGCTTACATCGATGAATACGTAGCACCGCGTCTGAAGAAGGAACACAACATCACGTTAGAACGGGTCCCGATCGAGACGGCGGATATCATTCAAAAACTGCGTGCTGAGAAACAGGCAGGTAAGGAAAAAGGTGTCATCGATGTCGTCTGGATCAATGGCGATAACTTTTTAAATGCTAAAAAAGACGATTTACTCTATGGAGAAATCACAAAAGTCCTCCCGAACATGAAATATGTTGATGCTGCCGCACAGAGTTCAGATAGTGGTACGAAAACAGACGGACTTGAAGCCGCATGGGGGAAAGTTCAATATACGTTGCACTATGACGCAGCTGACGTGAAGTCGCCACCGACCGATTTGAAAGCACTGAAGTCATGGGTCAAGGAAAATCCAGGACGTTTCACTTATCCGGAAGTGACGGACTTTACGGGGAATGCCTTCGTCCGCCACGTCATGTATGGTGTCGAATCGAATGAAACCTTAAAAGACCCGAAAGCAGACTTCAAGAAGACATGGGCTTATTTGAACGAAATCAAACCGTATCTCTGGAAAAAAGGGAAGACCTATCCAAAGACACTTGCCCAACTCGATCAGTTATACGCGAAGGGAGACGTCGATTTCACGATGGGTTTCAACGAACGACGGGCTGAACAAGAAGTAACGTCAGGAACGTTTCCGAAACAAACACGTCCGATCGTCTTGAAGGATGGATCAATCGCGTCGACGCATTTCCTTTCCGTACCGTTCAACGCACCGAATCCGAAGGGCGCACTCGTTGCGATCAATACGTTGTTATCACCAGAAGCACAGTTGAAAAAATACGATGCGACGTATTGGGGTGACGGAACGAGTCTTGATTTATCGACACTGAATTCGTCAGAACAAAAGCAATTCGCTGATGTACCGGCTGCGCCGTCGACACCAAAGCCAAGCGTCTTCAAAGGAAAGGTCCGGACGGAACTCGACCCATCCATTTTCGAGATGATCCGTAAGGAATGGCCGTCTCGTGTGGCGCGGTAA
- a CDS encoding ABC transporter permease, with protein sequence MWRGNAYPAALLMAGMVLYGLWVSISMTSLSDYRELLTDEVFLESLAVSSYVAIVSTVLALIIGVVLARLLSRTRLAALLAIPLFIPHLGAAYLAILYLSDVPVIGPHEGNYFSVILTYLYKEIPFVFFYLLPVVRRLDSRYQELGMMLGLSPVRRFWHARGVFLLVPMLEAAFILLAFILFAYEIPALLGVTYPKLLGVYAFDLYTQGDLSEQPLAFAMSVVLTGGLFFLLLLMTGLTRPLAAKISRGRSE encoded by the coding sequence GTGTGGCGCGGTAACGCGTATCCTGCTGCACTCTTGATGGCAGGAATGGTCTTATATGGGTTATGGGTCAGTATCTCGATGACGTCACTTTCCGACTACCGCGAGCTACTGACGGATGAGGTCTTTTTAGAGAGTCTAGCCGTCAGTAGTTATGTTGCCATCGTCAGTACGGTGCTCGCGCTGATCATCGGCGTGGTGCTCGCACGACTCTTGAGTAGAACACGACTAGCCGCGTTACTTGCGATTCCTTTATTCATCCCTCATCTAGGAGCGGCTTACCTCGCGATCCTCTATTTGAGTGATGTGCCTGTCATCGGACCGCATGAAGGGAATTATTTTAGTGTCATCCTGACGTATCTGTATAAAGAAATTCCGTTCGTCTTTTTTTATCTCTTACCGGTGGTCCGGCGCCTTGATTCGCGTTATCAAGAACTCGGTATGATGCTCGGTTTATCACCAGTGCGCCGATTTTGGCATGCGCGGGGCGTTTTCCTACTCGTTCCGATGCTTGAGGCAGCATTTATCTTGCTTGCCTTCATCCTGTTCGCATATGAGATCCCAGCACTGCTCGGCGTGACCTATCCAAAATTACTTGGCGTCTATGCGTTCGATTTGTATACACAAGGCGATTTATCGGAGCAACCACTCGCTTTTGCAATGAGTGTCGTTTTGACGGGAGGACTCTTCTTCCTATTGTTGCTCATGACTGGTTTGACACGCCCACTGGCAGCGAAGATCAGTAGGGGGCGAAGTGAATGA
- a CDS encoding ABC transporter permease, which translates to MIKKISVTVFVVLLFIVPLIGLIPGEWNWNPRLEATLGTTVAMICAVVLLNHLFGYMAGKAIAFQTGKRIRTAEFLISLPLFVPVLLLSFGLYLTWIRLGLADRFFGVLLVLLLPTLPYTVRLYTNGFQALGERMLEQMVLIEGNRFKRWFYLTGPMLRSTLQSVTLLVTVITISQYALVALIGGGIVRMISLEVFPAYSGNSQGAARLATLWLIGLPVLFYAGQTVIFSSWIRIVRRRLNGSHNTTSQ; encoded by the coding sequence ATGATAAAAAAAATCAGTGTGACTGTATTCGTTGTACTCCTGTTCATCGTTCCTTTAATTGGTTTGATTCCGGGAGAGTGGAATTGGAATCCTCGTCTTGAAGCGACGCTCGGCACGACCGTCGCGATGATTTGTGCCGTCGTATTGTTAAATCATCTCTTCGGGTACATGGCAGGAAAAGCGATTGCCTTTCAAACGGGGAAACGGATTCGTACAGCAGAGTTCTTAATTAGTTTGCCGCTGTTCGTTCCCGTGTTATTGCTATCATTCGGTCTCTATTTGACATGGATCCGTCTTGGTTTGGCAGATCGATTTTTCGGTGTCCTGCTCGTGTTGCTTCTGCCGACTTTGCCGTATACAGTTCGTTTGTATACGAACGGATTTCAAGCGCTCGGGGAACGGATGCTTGAACAGATGGTCTTGATTGAGGGGAACCGCTTCAAGCGTTGGTTCTATTTGACGGGACCGATGCTTCGATCGACGTTACAATCCGTGACGCTGCTCGTCACGGTGATCACGATCAGTCAGTATGCACTCGTTGCGTTGATTGGTGGTGGGATCGTCCGCATGATATCACTCGAAGTATTCCCGGCGTATTCCGGTAATTCTCAAGGGGCGGCGCGTCTAGCGACACTGTGGTTGATCGGGTTGCCCGTTCTCTTTTATGCTGGACAAACTGTTATTTTTTCTAGTTGGATACGAATCGTACGGAGGCGTTTAAATGGAAGTCACAATACAACAAGTCAATAA
- a CDS encoding ABC transporter ATP-binding protein, producing the protein MEVTIQQVNKRFGTKHVLSDIDLNIASGQCVALVGPSGSGKTTLLRLIAGLERVTSGVIQFGDRDVTVLSPNQRGVTMMFQRSLLFPHLNVEQNIRLGAKQLTPIELESWLHRVGLEGRGKSAVHELSGGEQQRASLARALASQPDFLLLDEPFSSLDVPRRRELRTLIRKLTEEQGVTTLLVTHDREEAMAMADIVYVLEQGRIVDHGTPITLSQTSPFFGEGIQIEETWHPLTAVNLVSRPTKETDERVTITKELIQYGVRFYEVERASGERLVLSSDETIHEKEGYIVRKEG; encoded by the coding sequence ATGGAAGTCACAATACAACAAGTCAATAAACGATTTGGAACGAAGCATGTGTTGTCTGATATCGATTTAAATATCGCATCTGGACAATGTGTGGCTTTAGTTGGACCGAGTGGTAGTGGGAAAACGACGCTTCTCCGCTTGATTGCGGGCCTCGAACGTGTGACGAGTGGAGTGATTCAGTTCGGTGACCGAGATGTGACTGTTCTTTCACCGAATCAGCGAGGTGTGACGATGATGTTTCAACGGTCGCTGTTGTTCCCACATTTGAACGTCGAACAGAACATCCGTCTCGGTGCCAAACAATTAACACCGATCGAGCTCGAATCCTGGTTACATCGCGTCGGACTCGAGGGAAGAGGAAAAAGTGCTGTTCACGAATTGTCAGGGGGCGAACAGCAGCGGGCGAGTTTGGCTCGTGCACTGGCGAGTCAACCGGACTTCTTGTTGCTCGATGAACCGTTCTCGAGTCTAGATGTACCGAGACGACGGGAACTACGGACATTGATTCGGAAGTTGACCGAGGAACAAGGTGTCACGACACTCCTTGTCACACACGATCGGGAAGAGGCAATGGCGATGGCGGATATCGTCTATGTCTTAGAACAGGGGCGAATCGTCGATCATGGTACACCGATTACGCTGAGCCAGACCAGCCCGTTTTTTGGCGAAGGCATTCAAATTGAAGAAACATGGCATCCGTTGACGGCAGTCAACTTGGTCTCAAGACCGACGAAGGAGACGGATGAACGTGTTACGATTACGAAAGAACTCATTCAATACGGTGTTCGATTCTACGAAGTCGAACGAGCATCCGGAGAACGACTCGTGCTCTCTTCAGACGAGACGATTCATGAGAAAGAAGGCTATATCGTTAGAAAGGAGGGGTGA